Genomic segment of Candidatus Chlorohelix allophototropha:
TGATTTTTGGAGTTGTTGGGGCTGGCATAATCGTTCCATTCTTATTATGGCAAGGTGAGACTTTTGTTTATAGCATTGTGGGCGGTACCCTTCGATGGGATACTGTTGATGCCAAGCTTGATAGCTCAGTTTTCAGCGCCGCTTCCCAACGAGCGGCGGAAGGGCTTGAAATGCCCGGCAGGTTCGGTGGCTTTAGCCTTGTTCCCGTCATATCTCTCATAATCCCAATGCAATCCAAAGCTTATTTCCTCTGGCTGATTGCTTGGTTTATACTAAGTTTAGTAGCGCTATTGGCTGGACTGCTAGAACAAAAACCTGTAAAAGCAATGGGTTTAATGCTCTTACAGATGATGCTCTTTGTTATCTTTTTGGCAGGAGATGAGGTACATTATGCGAGTGAAATAGGCATAATCAGCCTATTCTATGTGGCTTATACTTACAAACAAAGCTTAGAAATATCTCCTGAAAACCTTAGCTCGCGGGCTTTAGATAAAGATCCACCATAGATATTAAAAGTGTATAAAAAATATAAAAATGAGGTGAATTATAGATAGTATTAGTCTTACTATAACTATATAATCATTATGAAGCAGAAAATTTAACAAAGAGAGCCTAGTGTAAGGTATGTAATAAAGGCTATGACAACACCTAGAAAAAAGCATTCACCCAAATCACTTCTGCTCAAGGCTCTAAAACCGCGCTTTTCAACCAATTGTTAAAGAGTCTAGCATACCTTTCAGATTGTAACGTAGCCTTCCGTTATACCGTTCAACTATTTGTGGAGATACAATTTAGTGTACACATCTGTCAGGATTGAAAAATGTGGTGAAGCATCTTTTACTTCACCCTCATGGGGGATAAACCACTTTCAAAGCTTGGCTGTAGTTATTCCCGCATATAATGAGGAACGTTTTATCGGCAGCGTGGTTATTCATGCACTTCGCTACGCTCCAAAAGTAATTGTCATAGATGATGGTAGCTCTGATGCTACTGCCTATATTGCCGAACAAGCCGGAGCAACAGTTATAAAGCATGAAACTAATCTGGGTAAAAGTGAGGCGGTAAATACTGCGCTTAAGTGGGCTAAGCAAAACGACACCCAAGCACTCGTTTTCATAGATGGCGATGGGCAGCATAAACCAGACGAAATTTTAAGAGTTTTTGAACCGATTCTGGCAGGCAAAGCCGATTTGGTGGTAGGCTCACGCTTTTTAACGATTAAAAGTGAAATTCCAGTATATCGGCAAATTGGTCAGCATTTACTAACCTCCTTTGTCAACTTAGCAAGTAATGTTGCAGTTACTGACTCACAGAGCGGTTTTAGAGCTTATTCACGCCGCGCAATTGAGTTATTACATTTTAATGGTTCGGGTCTATCAGTTGAATCAGAAATGCAATTTCTGATCGAAGAACATACTTTGCGAGTGGTTGAAGTGCCAATCAGCGTTATTTATAAAGAAAAGTCCAAGCGCAACCCCTTTTCACATGGTATGCAGATAATTTCAAATGTGGCACGTTTAATGGGGCAGCATCGTCCTCTCTTAATGTTTGGGATACCCGGCTTATTTGCCATATTGATGAGCGTTATAACGGGGCTTCTAGTATTTGACATATACTCCGAAACCCATGAAGTAGCATTGGGGTACTCTTTAATCACTATTATG
This window contains:
- a CDS encoding glycosyltransferase family 2 protein — translated: MYTSVRIEKCGEASFTSPSWGINHFQSLAVVIPAYNEERFIGSVVIHALRYAPKVIVIDDGSSDATAYIAEQAGATVIKHETNLGKSEAVNTALKWAKQNDTQALVFIDGDGQHKPDEILRVFEPILAGKADLVVGSRFLTIKSEIPVYRQIGQHLLTSFVNLASNVAVTDSQSGFRAYSRRAIELLHFNGSGLSVESEMQFLIEEHTLRVVEVPISVIYKEKSKRNPFSHGMQIISNVARLMGQHRPLLMFGIPGLFAILMSVITGLLVFDIYSETHEVALGYSLITIMLIILGVLSIFVGLILHSVRAFFLDLKKTMQHNCVLSNRVSRR